The window TCCTGCAAAAAGAGCGGGAATCAAAACGGTAATTATTACCGTGCATGTAAACACCAATCCTAAAATGGATTTTGCACCCTGCTTTTTTCCTAAAAAAAGAAGAGAGGAAAAAAATAGCGCAAGCAAAACATAAATATGAATATCCCTCTTTCGGTTATAAAGCCATACGGAGGTTTTCCCGTTTTGTTCACGCAAAGTAAAAACCGCCTTAAGCCCCTTATACCCCAGAGTGTTGTGAAGACTGCTCAAGGTATTATAAATTTCAAATTCTTTATCTTTATTGCTTCCTTCAAGAATTTTAATGCGAAGTTTTTGGGTTCCGCGGAATTTTCCGGCAATGACGGGGTCGGCAGTCAAATCCTCTTCCAATACGTCCAAAACGATTCCCGAAGCAAATTCTTGTGTAAAAGGCGAGGCAGGTCTAAAACCGTTTGAAATTTTAGGCATAAAAACACAGAGGAAAATCGTACACAACAATACCATACTTATAAATATTTTTTCACGCATACTCTTTAAATATTATACCTTGAATTTAAAGAGCCTGTCAACATATTTTAAAATCCTAATTTACTTGACAAATAATTAAATATGTAATAGCTTGTCCCTGCGTTAAAACCTGTTTTACGGGGAGGCTTTAAATTGACGGACAAAAATTTATCTTTAAAAAAATTAAAAGAAGAATTTATTTTACAATACGGGGAATCCGAAAATGAAATTATAATTGCTGCGGCTCCCGCCCGTATAAATATAATAGGCGAACACATAGATTATAACGGAGGATTGGTGTTTCCTGCGGCGATAAATTTATTTTTATTTATTGCATTACGTAAACGCTCCGATAGAAAAATAATTTATAAAACAAAACGGGAAAAAAAACTTTTTGAATTTTTCATAGATGACAATTTTAAATTTGAGTCTAAAAACAGTTTTGCAAATTACTTAAACGGAATGTTAAAATTTTTAAAAGACGAAGGTTTAAACATAACTTGCGGATTTGAAGTTTTAATATCAAGCGATATTCCTGCCGGTTCGGGACTTTCTTCATCTGCAGCATTGGAATCGGGTTTCGGCACGGCAGTATGCTCAATATTCAATTTTAAAATAGACGGAATTACTCTTGCAAAAATCGGGAAACGCGTAGAAAACGATTTTTTGGGATTAAAATCGGGAATAATGGACCAATTTGCAATTACAATGGGAAAAGAAAATAACGCAATATTGCTTAACACTTCTTCTCTTGAATATAAATATATTCCTCTTAATATTGAGCCTTATAAAATTGCCGTAATGAATTCCAATAAACCCCGAAAACTTACAGAATCGAAATACAATGAGCGCAAAGCCGAATGCGAAAAAGCTCTTGCATATTTGCAACAAAATAAGCAAATAAAATTTTTATGCGAATTAAGTTTTAAAGATTATAAAGAAGCCGAACCGCAACTAAAAAATAATTGCAGCGAAGCAATTACAAAAAGAGTACGTCATTGCGTTACCGAAAGCGAACGGGTTGCAAAAGCCGTCGAAGCCCTAAAACAAAATGATTTAAAATTATGCGGAAAACTTTTATGCGAATCTCATATTTCTCTAAAAGAAGATTATGAAGTTACCGGTAAAGAATTGGATTCTTTATTTTTTGCGGCAATTAAACAAGAAGGTTGCCTTGGTGCCAGAATGACGGGAGCGGGTTTTTCCGGCTGTGCGATTGCAATTGTACATAAAGACTGTTTTACACAATTCGCACAATCGGTGGGAAAAATATATAAAACTGAAACGGGTTTAACCGCTTCGTTTTTCCCGTGCAGTATTGCAAACGGAGCGGTCGTACTATAAGGCTTGTATTCATGTATTCAACCCGTCTTACCGAAAACTGCTTGACATTCGGCTTTATCTTTTCTATTATTTATAAACTTGCGAGGTAATTATGGAATGGAACAATCTTGATAAATGTAAATTTTTTAATGAATTAAAAAAAATAAAGCCGATAAATCTTCCTCAAGTGTTTAAAAGTGAAAATATTTCGGAACGGATTAAAAATTTTTCCGTATATGCCGGAGGCGGTTTAAATTTTAATTATTCCGCAAAACCCGTTAATGAAGAAATTTTATCGGCACTCCAAAGCCTTGCCGATGAACAAAAGCTAATCGAAAAATATACGCTTTTACTTAACGGCGAATTCATAAACACCGGCGAAAACAGAATGGTGCTTCATCATTTAACGCGCGGGCAGCTCGGCAAAGATGTTATCTTTAGAGGGACAAATATGCGTTCTTTTTATTTAAATGAGCTTGAAAAAATTAAAAAATTTTCCGAAGAAGTGCATACGGGAAAGATTAAAACTGCAAGCGGAAAAAATTTTACCGATGTTGTACAAATCGGAATAGGAGGTTCCGATTTGGGACCCAGAGCAATGTACCTTGCATTAAAAAATTGGGCTTACGCAAAAAACCGTCAAAAACTGAAAGCTCATTTTATTTCCAACGTTGACCCGGACGACTGCGCCGAAGTTTTAAAAAACATAAACTTGGAAACTTCGCTTTTTATCTTAGTTTCAAAAAGCGGCACAACTCAAGAAACACTTTCAAATGAACGCTTCGTAAAATCGATTTTGGAAAAAAACGGTCTTAACCCTTCAAAGCAAATGCTTGCCGTTACAAGTGAAACAAGTCCCCTTGCAAATAATCCAGATTACTTTTTTTCTTTTTATATGGACGATTTTATAGGCGGAAGATATTCTTCAACATCCGTGTGCGGTGCCGTTGTGCTGGCTCTTGCCTTCGGCATAAAAACCGTAGAAGAGTTTTTAAGCGGAGCGGCGGAAGCCGATAAACTTGCACTGGAACCCAATATAAAAAAAAATGCGGCTCTTTTGGACGCAATGCTGGGAATTTATGAGCGCAACGTTTTAAATTACTCTTCTACGGCTGTACTTCCTTACAGTCAAGCCCTTTCCCGCTTTCCCTCACACTTGCAGCAGTTGGATATGGAATCGAACGGTAAAACGGTAAACCGTTCAGGCGAGCCAGTAAAATACAAAACCGGACCTGTAATTTTCGGAGAACCGGGGACAAACGGACAGCATTCTTTTTATCAGCTTTTACATCAGGGAAGCGATATAATTCCTCTGCAATTTATAGGCTTTAAAACAGGACAATTAAACGAGGACATTAAAAGCGAAAATTCCACCAATCAACAAAAACTTATTGCAAATTTAATTGCTCAAATTATTGCCTTTACCGCAGGAAAAAGCGATGAAAATAAAAATAAAAATTTTGAAGGAGGCCGTCCTTCAAGTTTAATTTACGGGGAAACTCTTACACCTAAATCTTTAGGAGCTCTGCTTGCCCATTTTGAAAACAAGGTAATGTTTCAAGGTTTTGCATGGAATTTAAACAGCTTCGACCAAGAGGGTGTTCAATTGGGAAAGACCTTGGCAAAAAAAGTTCTTTCAGGTGATATGCCTCCTGCATTAAAAGCATTTTCGGAATTGTTATGCGGATAATAAATGCCGAATTTATAAAGGGGGCCGTTAAAGCCGAACAGTTTCCCGATTTAGGAGTTCCCGAATTCGCTTTTTTTGGACGCTCCAATGCGGGAAAATCCAGTTTAATCAATATGCTCGTAAACAGAAAAAATCTCGTAAAAACCGGCTCGCGACCCGGAATGACCCGCGAAGTAAATTTCTTTTTGGTAAATAAACCGGCAGGAGCAAAAATAGGTACATTAAAGTGTAAAAAGGGAGCGGAAGTTTTCGGATTTACCGACTTACCCGGGTACGGTTACGCAAAAATTCCCGGCGGAAAAATACAGGAAATCGATAAAATGCTTTATGAATATTGTACGAATCGCCCTCTTTTAAAAACAATATTCTTTTTAATGGATATACGCCGAGAGCCTACGGAAGTGGAGCTTAACAGTATACATTTTTTTTATGAGCTTAATATTGAAGTTGTAATCGTAGGAACAAAAGCGGATAAAATCGGAAAAAATGAACAAATAAACGTAAAAAAAACTTGGGCTAAATTTTTTAATTTTGACGAAAGTATAATATTATTTACCTCAACGTTAAAAAAAATCGGACGGGAAGAAATTTTAAATTTTGTACAAAAAAGGTGTATTGAAAAATGAAAATAACAAAACTGACGGAACAGGATTTTACTACAAGTACTTGGCAGGGCGGAACTACAACTCAGCTTTTTATTTATCCCCCCGGAGCAAATTACTCTAAAAGAGATTTTTTATTCCGTTTAAGCTCCGCAACCGTAGACACGGAAAAATCGGAATTTACCGTATTACCCGGAATTCAAAGATTTATCGCTCCGCTTACCGGAAATTTAAAAATAAGCCACGATGAAAAATATTTTACAAAATTAAAACCTTACGAAATTTACGGATTTGACGGCGGAGCAAAAACAATAAGTATGGGTAAGGTTCGCGACTTTAATGTTATGGTACAGGAAAATGCCGAAGCAAGCGTAAAAAACTTTTTTTTAAATTCACATTCAAGTTTAAAATTCGGAATTTTCAAAAACGAAATAGGTTGGCTGTTTTCATATAACAATTCCTGTAATCTTAATATGGGCACAAAAAATAATACCTCAATAAATCTTAATTTGGATAAAATGACGCTCATTATTTTTGAATACGAAGATATTTCCGCTTCGGAAGAAAAAGAAGAGATTTTTATTTCGGCCGACGGTAATGCAAATTTATTCTATGGAAAAATTTTAAAAATTCAATAAATTTGCAACTTTACTTTATACCTTATTGTCTATAAATTATAAGAAGTTTTTAAAAAGAGTTTTTAACTCTTATTTTTGATTTTATGGAGATTTTATGCAAACCATTAACGAACTCGGAGAATACACTTTTCAAGCCTTGCTTAAAAACAGTGTAAAAAACTTTGGAGAACGCCCCGCCCTTTCTTTTGTATCGGGAACACCGATGACATATACAGAATTAAACGAAAATATAAATTCCGTAAAAATACTATTGCACTCGCTCGGCGTAAAACCTTCGGATAAGGTTGCGATTTTCAGCCCCAGTATGCCTAATTGGGCTGTTGCATATCTGGCGGTTGTTACTATGGGAGCTATAGCCGTTCCCCTATTACCCGATTTTAACGAAACCGAAACGGAGTCTTGTATATCCCATTCCGGAGCAAAAACCGTAATCGTTTTTGAAAAACTTATATCCAAAATCGAAAACATCGCCTCTTTGGAAACTATAATAGATATCTCCGATTTTTCCGTAAAAAAAGGAGAAAAGAGCGTAAATACCGAACTTGAAGAATTTAAATGCAATGAAGAAGATACCGCTTCGATAATATACACTTCAGGCACTACAGGGCGCTCCAAGGGAGTTATTCTTACAAATAAAAATTTGGTATTTACCGCAATTGCTGGACAGCACTGCCAGCGTATAAATAAATACGATGTCGCTCTTTCCATGCTGCCTATGTCCCATGTTTACGAATTTACAATAGGCTTTGTTATGTTTATTTTAAACGGAGCATGCGTATTTTATTTGGAAGGACCGCCTACCCCGCGAATTCTTTTACCTGCATTACAAAAAATTCGGCCGAATTTTATGCTGACCGTTCCGATTGTAATAGAAAAAATTTACAAACAGAAAATTTTACCCGTTTTTAATTCGGGCGCATTTATAAAAAAACTTTACGCTACAAAATTGGGAAGAAAATTTTTATGCCGTCAGGCAGGAAAAAAACTGAAAAAAACTTTCGGCGGAAGGATTAAATTTTTCGGACTCGGCGGTTCAAAAACGGACCCGATAGTGGAGCAATTTATGAAAGACGCGAAATTCCCCTATGCAATAGGTTACGGGCTTACCGAAACCTCCCCCCTTGTAGCCTACTCCGGTGTAAATAAAACAATCCCAGGTACTATAGGAATCCCCGTCCCCGGTGTAAACATAAAAATAGGAGACCCCAATCCGGAAACCGGAGTGGGAGAACTTTGGGTAAAAGGTCCTAATGTAATGAAAGGCTACTATAATGCCCCTGACCTTACTAAGGCGGCCTTTACCGAAGACGGCTGGTTTAAAACCGGAGATTTGTGTTGCATGGATTCCAAAGGGATTATAACTTTAAAAGGCAGATGTAAAAATATGATTTTAGGTGCTGCGGGAGAAAATATTTACCCTGAAGATATTGAATTTCTTTTAAACCAGCACCCTCTGGTTTCGGAATCTCTGGTAGTTGAAGGTGAAAACACGTCTCTTGTAGCTTATGTGCAATTAAACGAAGAAAAGCTGAAAGAAGCCGAACAAGCGGATTCGCCAAAGTCGGATTCGGGGAATTCGGTGTTACGCTCTAATTTAACCGAAATTCAGGAAGCCATAGGCGGTGCCGTTTCCGAAATTTCCAATGCACTGCTTTATAAACGTGAAGAAATGTTAAACGAAATAAAATTTTTCGTAAATTCCAAAGTAAATAAATTTTCCAAAATAGATAAAATTGAAATCGTGGAAAGTTTTGAAAAAACGGCGAGCCAAAAAATAAAGAGGTATTTATATTCGCTGGGAAACAAAACCGCACAAACTTCAAGTTAAATATAAATTCTTAAACTTTAAACGGCGGCTATTCTTTTTTACCGAATAGCCGTTTAAAAAAGTTTTTTATCGCATTCCATATTCTGATAAAAATATTAGGCTGCCGTATTCTGTTTAAGCGGGTAAAGGCATTTAAAAGCTCTTCATCGGTAAATTGATGTCTTTGAATATTCTCTTCTATTTCCATTTCAAGGGCTGCCGCTTCATTTTCCGCCGAAACGACATTTGCCGTTATGGTTTTCCACCCTAAAAGTTTTGCAGCCTCAAGACGCCTCTGTCCCGCAATCAGAACGTTATGCTCATCTATAGTAATAGGTGTTAAAAGTCCAAGCCTCTTTATGCTTTCCGCCAATTCAGGAATTTCTAAAAGTTCCTTCCTCGCACGCTTTTTTATTTTAATACCTTCTATTTCAACTTGCATAACGTCCCTCCTATTTGTATTTACACGGTTCTATGTAAGCCTATCGCAATTTTCTGATTTGCATAGAAAGTTCCTGAAGTTTTTTAAACGCTTCATTTTTTATCTCTTCCCACTCTTCCGATTTTGTGTCAAGCACGTTTATTTTATCTTTCGGCATATCAAAACTTGCAGACACCGTTTTACTGATTTTAAAATTTGCATCGGTTCCGAGTAAAATACTGTTTTCTTCCGAATCTCCAATACCTAAAACCATATTATCGATTCTGTAATTAATTCCGTCATCTGTTTTTTCAACATTACCTGAAACATGTACATCTATGCCGCTTGTATCTTTTAAAGTGCTCATATACATACCCGTTTTAAAATTTTCTTGAGAAACCGAGGTATCGGCATAAAAATACCCTTGAATATTCATACTGCCGGGTATTTTATCGGCTTGTTCTTTGCTGAAATCCATATCTAAAATGAAGCTAATATCCGCTTTTGTATTTGTAATGTGTCCCCCGGTCATAAATTTTATAGCTAAGATTTTGGAGCCTTCAGGGTCAATAAAATTCAGTTCGCTTTTTATACTGTTTAAAGGATTCGTATAATCGCCGATTTCATAATCTATTTTTCCAAAAAGATTACCGTCTATAGTAATTGTTATTTCGTCTTTTGTAACAAGACCGTTTTTAACAATAAGATTTTCGGTCATCTTAAGTTTTTGAATATTATCTTTTATTGAAGTATTATAAAATTCTTCAGCTTTTTTAAATTCTTCACTATACAGTTTTTCATAAACATTCCAAGAAGTTCTGAGCCGATTATCGTTTTTAACTGCATATACAAGTGCGGGAAAATATTTGAAAATATCGTCATTATTAAATTCGATAAAATAGTTGCCGTCGGTTTCTTTAATCACTGCATTTTTATAAAGAATTTGCATCGCCTTATTATAACGTTTTTGAGAAGCTCGGTCGGGTTCAATGGACTGTAAATTTCTAATTGTATTGTAAGAAAAGTCGCTTTCCAAATATGAAAAAAAGTTTTGAGGAAAAATAAGAGCCATAACCTTGCCCAAACTGTCTGCCGGAATAAAGAAGGTTTTATCAAGAATTTTAGGGCTTGCCGCTTCAATATTCTTTTTGCCTATTTTAATATTTATAACATCGGTTTCTTCTTCTCCCTCAAAAAAATTTTTGAGTTTATAAGAGTATCTGTACTCCTTTGCATTTTTATCGTTTGCAACCTCGTATTTTATTCCTATGTTGTTATCTATAATGGATTGAACGAATGAGTTTACAGTTGAACTCGCATCGGCAAATATGCCCGAAGCCTGATAATCGGTTAAAAAAAACTCGCCATATGCATAGCCGTTATCTTTAATGACATCTTCTAAAAAGAAATTATTTGCAAACTCTTTGTAAGCCTTCATACTTTTTTCCGAAGAATTTCTTTTTATGCTTATTATGTTTTTTACTTCTTTTTTAGTGCAGGACAAAACTGTAACAGCCGCAATTACAGTTAAAATAAATAATTTTATAGTTTTCATAAATTACCTCTCCATAAATTTCAGTATACGCATTTGTCTTCCCGTTGTCAACTTCTTCTTTCATCACGTTTCGCGGTATACGCATTACAAAAGTTATAAAACGGAAAGGAGAAAGCCTTTTATCCCGAAAAACGCCTGTAACGACTTGTCCTTGAACCTTTATCATCTTTTTTGTATCTTTGATTATGTTGAACCTGTTGCGCTTTTCATAAAAACTATATACAATACTTTGAATATGAGTGAGCAGCTTTCAAAATTTAGAATTAAGCAGGGAAGAAAAATTTTTGACGCTTATAACGGAATCAACTCCTTTTCATTCGCATTAGTTACGGGTAACACAATTACTCTTTATGCGATGGCACTTAATGCAAGCAGCACCGTTATAGGATTATTAACGGCTTTTATGTATATGTGTTATTTTTCTCTTCCGCTCGGGAAGCTTATTATCCGGCGTTTTACAATTGTTCAAACCTTTTGTTACACTTGGTTTTTACGTAATTTTTCTTTACTGCCGATATTGGCCGTTCCTTATTTTTATTTTGCCGGAAATAAAGAAGCTTCTTTGTTTATGCTGCTCCTTGCAGTTGCACTGTTTAATTTCTTTCGCGGTGCGGGAATAATTTCAAACAATCCGGTTATAGGGCTTTTATCACCCGGCAAAGATAGGAATTCTTATATAGTAAGAATTTCACTTACAAATAACGGAGCAACCCTAATTGCAATTATCTTTTTGACAATCTATCTCCGTATAGCATCTCAGCACGGAATTAATCTAATTTCCACATATAATATAACGGCTATTATAGGAATTATAACGGGGTTTGCCGCCTCGGCTCTTTTATTAAAACTTCCGGACCCTGAGTTTGAAGAAAAGCAAAGACTGATACAAAATGCAAAGGCGGAAGGAAAAAGTAAAAAAGAAATACGTAAATTAAAATTCTCTAAAACCGAAGAAGGTGCAGGCAGTTTTTTTTCAAATATAAAAGAGGCCTTCGGCGAAAAAAATTTCCGTATTTACATACTTTCTTTTTTTATTATTCAGTTCGGAATAAGTTTAGCACGCCCCTTTATTATAGTTTACGGAAAAGCGGTTTATTCCGTACCTGACAACCTTGTCATTATACTATCGCTTGCTTCAACTATGGGCTCTCTTTTGGTAGGACTTTTAATGCGGCTTTTGATAGATAGAATGGGTGCAAAACCTATGTATATTATTTTTACGGCTTTAAGTGCCGCCGCAATTATCCCGGCAATTATCGCCCCGGCCCAAGGTTTATGGACTGCATCATTTATATTTTTAATTTTATTTTCTATGTTTATAAGTATGGGATTTACCGCACAAATAGATGCAGCCCAAGCATATTTTTTCGGAATTATTCCGAATAAAGCGGTAATAGATTTAAGTATGCTTTATTTTATCGTACTTGGAATTACGGGTGCGGCGGGCTCTATTTTAGGCGGACAGCTTTTAGATGTTTTTTCGGCAAACGGATTTTCCAATTTAATATCGTATAGGTTTTTCTTTTTAATAATCCTTGCTTGTATAGGGCTCGGAATGCTTTTTCAATCACGGCTTTTAAATTTGGGAGGAAGGCACGTAAAAGAAACCCTAGCGGTAATTTTTTCGCCGCGCGATATGAAAGCTCTGAATCTTTTGTATAAATTAAATACAAATGAAAATTTAAAAACGGAAGAAAAAATTTTACAGGAGCTTACGGCAGTAGCTTCTACGGAAGCCGCCGATAAATTAAATCAATATTTGCATTCTCCCCGTTTTTCAATACGGTATTCCGCATTACAGGCATTAAAAAATTTAAATAGACTTTCTTCTCAAAATAAAGAATCTCTTTTAGAAGAACTGCAAAACGGTGAATTTACAACGGCGGCACTTGCGGCAAAAATCCTTGCACATTTTAAAGTATATCAAGCCGTTCCGTTATTAAGAACGGCTCTTGAAAGCCGCGATTATCTTTTAGCGGGGGAAGCAATGCTCGCCCTTGCCGAATTAAACGACACCGCTTCACAATTTAAAATTTCACAAATTATTT is drawn from Treponema pedis and contains these coding sequences:
- a CDS encoding MFS transporter, giving the protein MSEQLSKFRIKQGRKIFDAYNGINSFSFALVTGNTITLYAMALNASSTVIGLLTAFMYMCYFSLPLGKLIIRRFTIVQTFCYTWFLRNFSLLPILAVPYFYFAGNKEASLFMLLLAVALFNFFRGAGIISNNPVIGLLSPGKDRNSYIVRISLTNNGATLIAIIFLTIYLRIASQHGINLISTYNITAIIGIITGFAASALLLKLPDPEFEEKQRLIQNAKAEGKSKKEIRKLKFSKTEEGAGSFFSNIKEAFGEKNFRIYILSFFIIQFGISLARPFIIVYGKAVYSVPDNLVIILSLASTMGSLLVGLLMRLLIDRMGAKPMYIIFTALSAAAIIPAIIAPAQGLWTASFIFLILFSMFISMGFTAQIDAAQAYFFGIIPNKAVIDLSMLYFIVLGITGAAGSILGGQLLDVFSANGFSNLISYRFFFLIILACIGLGMLFQSRLLNLGGRHVKETLAVIFSPRDMKALNLLYKLNTNENLKTEEKILQELTAVASTEAADKLNQYLHSPRFSIRYSALQALKNLNRLSSQNKESLLEELQNGEFTTAALAAKILAHFKVYQAVPLLRTALESRDYLLAGEAMLALAELNDTASQFKISQIISNTENPNLLLSGIGAMEIYHSITSIPLILDILRREALPAHIEDEAYLVLASLMKIEEGFYYVYNRFKNESKATAAILSDVLDEAFAKRKHQDIELRKLLADFSSDANFDSEFIKRILNFGHNALGVNTALLASVVMDIELVTNKTFRFFLCYWAACIFQNPKLAEN
- a CDS encoding AMP-binding protein, with translation MQTINELGEYTFQALLKNSVKNFGERPALSFVSGTPMTYTELNENINSVKILLHSLGVKPSDKVAIFSPSMPNWAVAYLAVVTMGAIAVPLLPDFNETETESCISHSGAKTVIVFEKLISKIENIASLETIIDISDFSVKKGEKSVNTELEEFKCNEEDTASIIYTSGTTGRSKGVILTNKNLVFTAIAGQHCQRINKYDVALSMLPMSHVYEFTIGFVMFILNGACVFYLEGPPTPRILLPALQKIRPNFMLTVPIVIEKIYKQKILPVFNSGAFIKKLYATKLGRKFLCRQAGKKLKKTFGGRIKFFGLGGSKTDPIVEQFMKDAKFPYAIGYGLTETSPLVAYSGVNKTIPGTIGIPVPGVNIKIGDPNPETGVGELWVKGPNVMKGYYNAPDLTKAAFTEDGWFKTGDLCCMDSKGIITLKGRCKNMILGAAGENIYPEDIEFLLNQHPLVSESLVVEGENTSLVAYVQLNEEKLKEAEQADSPKSDSGNSVLRSNLTEIQEAIGGAVSEISNALLYKREEMLNEIKFFVNSKVNKFSKIDKIEIVESFEKTASQKIKRYLYSLGNKTAQTSS
- a CDS encoding glucose-6-phosphate isomerase; protein product: MEWNNLDKCKFFNELKKIKPINLPQVFKSENISERIKNFSVYAGGGLNFNYSAKPVNEEILSALQSLADEQKLIEKYTLLLNGEFINTGENRMVLHHLTRGQLGKDVIFRGTNMRSFYLNELEKIKKFSEEVHTGKIKTASGKNFTDVVQIGIGGSDLGPRAMYLALKNWAYAKNRQKLKAHFISNVDPDDCAEVLKNINLETSLFILVSKSGTTQETLSNERFVKSILEKNGLNPSKQMLAVTSETSPLANNPDYFFSFYMDDFIGGRYSSTSVCGAVVLALAFGIKTVEEFLSGAAEADKLALEPNIKKNAALLDAMLGIYERNVLNYSSTAVLPYSQALSRFPSHLQQLDMESNGKTVNRSGEPVKYKTGPVIFGEPGTNGQHSFYQLLHQGSDIIPLQFIGFKTGQLNEDIKSENSTNQQKLIANLIAQIIAFTAGKSDENKNKNFEGGRPSSLIYGETLTPKSLGALLAHFENKVMFQGFAWNLNSFDQEGVQLGKTLAKKVLSGDMPPALKAFSELLCG
- a CDS encoding galactokinase, which produces MTDKNLSLKKLKEEFILQYGESENEIIIAAAPARINIIGEHIDYNGGLVFPAAINLFLFIALRKRSDRKIIYKTKREKKLFEFFIDDNFKFESKNSFANYLNGMLKFLKDEGLNITCGFEVLISSDIPAGSGLSSSAALESGFGTAVCSIFNFKIDGITLAKIGKRVENDFLGLKSGIMDQFAITMGKENNAILLNTSSLEYKYIPLNIEPYKIAVMNSNKPRKLTESKYNERKAECEKALAYLQQNKQIKFLCELSFKDYKEAEPQLKNNCSEAITKRVRHCVTESERVAKAVEALKQNDLKLCGKLLCESHISLKEDYEVTGKELDSLFFAAIKQEGCLGARMTGAGFSGCAIAIVHKDCFTQFAQSVGKIYKTETGLTASFFPCSIANGAVVL
- a CDS encoding ParB N-terminal domain-containing protein, which gives rise to MQVEIEGIKIKKRARKELLEIPELAESIKRLGLLTPITIDEHNVLIAGQRRLEAAKLLGWKTITANVVSAENEAAALEMEIEENIQRHQFTDEELLNAFTRLNRIRQPNIFIRIWNAIKNFFKRLFGKKE
- the yihA gene encoding ribosome biogenesis GTP-binding protein YihA/YsxC; its protein translation is MRIINAEFIKGAVKAEQFPDLGVPEFAFFGRSNAGKSSLINMLVNRKNLVKTGSRPGMTREVNFFLVNKPAGAKIGTLKCKKGAEVFGFTDLPGYGYAKIPGGKIQEIDKMLYEYCTNRPLLKTIFFLMDIRREPTEVELNSIHFFYELNIEVVIVGTKADKIGKNEQINVKKTWAKFFNFDESIILFTSTLKKIGREEILNFVQKRCIEK
- a CDS encoding HutD family protein, with the protein product MKITKLTEQDFTTSTWQGGTTTQLFIYPPGANYSKRDFLFRLSSATVDTEKSEFTVLPGIQRFIAPLTGNLKISHDEKYFTKLKPYEIYGFDGGAKTISMGKVRDFNVMVQENAEASVKNFFLNSHSSLKFGIFKNEIGWLFSYNNSCNLNMGTKNNTSINLNLDKMTLIIFEYEDISASEEKEEIFISADGNANLFYGKILKIQ